In a single window of the Paenibacillus sp. MMS20-IR301 genome:
- a CDS encoding alpha/beta hydrolase fold domain-containing protein, producing the protein MKRRLLYVLPVVLAIIAVWLLIGRQNSQGPPDSAPASAPLTAAAEAEAGIAAEPVSAVVDNAQNPLLYLNPQYEVQVQKDIVYAGKRNEGTAEEALQLDLYQPAGDPSALHPVFIFIHGGGYSGGSKEDAGAFSAGLAKRGYAVLAVNYRLKKEPSIRFNDTLLDACEDIADVLGWIRQNADTYGLDRGRLFLGGDSAGGQISLNFANKYLKSDPGLIKPVAAIVDIYGGALTDSVQPGLPPVLMIHGTLDRSVPYETSVELSEMLQARGISHELYTLEGGGHDYKDERFQEQIMDTAAAFLWNVMNRQGSGWLPENAGITAASGDDFSLALPEGYKADTAADMLKVSLPAGWKLAEQDDQSLRIQIPAGLKQGDYYVRIAVVQASGVSAGYAVNVSVINPLKTEMESYYDDAASTIKTRIVLTNQSKQPFSGSYEIDYGGAGQTSGSYATKIEGLEPEQSETLIIPELVTGSWTMRGYNSAGMLLQERKQLSRASQSPRLTKPVQIDGNLEEWAAQTRFDISGVRLEGWGGRQDLSTSGYTSWDAENFYLALEVTDDVHSQSAAADAIWSGDSLQFALGITNPDGSNPGGYHEAGIAGDGRGKLLKWRWLAPRGFDAGDTLPLQAAVVRKGQTTAYEAAIPWSGLTCETDRVQAGLKLKFALLVNDNDGNGRRGWIEYNGGIGMVKDINAFGDLFLSH; encoded by the coding sequence ATGAAACGTCGGCTTCTGTATGTGCTGCCGGTTGTCCTGGCAATTATCGCGGTATGGCTTTTAATAGGAAGGCAGAACAGTCAGGGTCCTCCGGATTCTGCTCCGGCTTCCGCTCCGCTGACGGCAGCAGCGGAAGCGGAGGCAGGAATAGCAGCAGAGCCAGTCAGTGCAGTAGTGGATAATGCGCAGAATCCGCTTCTCTACCTTAACCCGCAATATGAAGTCCAGGTACAGAAGGATATCGTCTATGCGGGCAAGCGGAATGAAGGTACTGCTGAAGAAGCTCTTCAGCTCGATCTGTATCAGCCGGCAGGAGACCCAAGCGCGCTTCACCCGGTGTTCATATTCATTCACGGGGGCGGCTATAGCGGAGGGAGCAAAGAGGATGCCGGAGCGTTCTCTGCGGGTCTGGCCAAGCGGGGCTACGCCGTCCTGGCGGTAAACTACCGGCTGAAGAAGGAACCGTCGATCCGTTTCAACGACACTTTGCTTGATGCCTGCGAGGATATCGCAGATGTGCTGGGCTGGATCAGGCAGAATGCGGACACCTATGGGCTGGATAGGGGCCGGCTGTTTCTGGGCGGCGACTCTGCCGGAGGACAGATTTCACTTAACTTTGCCAATAAGTATCTGAAGAGTGATCCCGGTTTAATCAAGCCGGTAGCTGCAATCGTGGATATATATGGCGGAGCACTAACCGACAGTGTCCAACCGGGCCTGCCGCCGGTGCTGATGATCCATGGTACACTCGACAGGTCGGTTCCTTATGAGACTAGTGTGGAGTTAAGCGAGATGCTGCAGGCCCGCGGAATCTCTCATGAGCTCTACACGCTGGAGGGCGGAGGTCATGACTATAAGGATGAACGGTTTCAAGAGCAGATTATGGATACGGCGGCTGCGTTCCTCTGGAATGTTATGAACCGCCAAGGTTCCGGCTGGCTTCCGGAGAATGCGGGCATAACAGCAGCTTCAGGGGATGATTTCAGTCTTGCGCTGCCGGAAGGCTATAAGGCGGATACGGCCGCCGATATGCTTAAGGTCAGCCTGCCGGCCGGGTGGAAGCTGGCGGAACAGGATGATCAGTCTCTGCGGATTCAAATTCCCGCCGGGCTTAAGCAAGGCGATTATTATGTCCGCATTGCTGTAGTCCAGGCCAGCGGAGTCTCCGCAGGTTATGCCGTGAACGTGAGTGTAATCAATCCGCTCAAGACCGAAATGGAATCGTATTATGATGATGCAGCCAGCACCATTAAGACCCGGATTGTGCTGACCAATCAATCGAAGCAGCCATTCAGCGGATCGTATGAGATAGATTACGGGGGTGCAGGCCAGACATCAGGTTCTTACGCAACGAAGATAGAAGGGCTGGAGCCGGAACAGTCGGAAACGCTTATTATTCCTGAACTGGTTACCGGAAGCTGGACGATGCGTGGCTATAATTCAGCCGGTATGCTGCTGCAGGAGAGGAAACAGCTGTCCCGTGCCTCCCAGAGTCCGAGGCTTACTAAGCCGGTTCAGATCGACGGGAACCTTGAAGAGTGGGCAGCACAGACGCGGTTTGACATCAGCGGAGTCAGGCTGGAGGGCTGGGGCGGCAGACAGGATCTCAGCACATCCGGTTATACCTCCTGGGATGCCGAGAATTTCTATCTGGCGCTTGAAGTGACCGATGATGTTCATTCACAGAGTGCTGCGGCTGATGCGATCTGGAGCGGTGACAGCCTGCAGTTTGCCCTAGGGATTACCAACCCTGACGGAAGTAATCCCGGCGGATATCATGAAGCCGGCATTGCCGGAGACGGCCGGGGGAAGCTGCTGAAATGGCGCTGGCTGGCCCCGCGCGGCTTCGACGCCGGTGACACGCTTCCGCTTCAGGCGGCGGTCGTACGCAAAGGACAGACTACCGCCTATGAAGCAGCCATCCCCTGGAGCGGGCTGACCTGCGAGACTGACCGGGTGCAGGCTGGCCTGAAGCTGAAATTCGCGCTGCTGGTCAACGACAATGACGGCAACGGGCGCCGGGGCTGGATTGAGTATAACGGCGGCATCGGGATGGTGAAGGATATCAATGCATTCGGGGATTTATTTCTTAGTCATTGA
- the ltrA gene encoding group II intron reverse transcriptase/maturase has translation MKPKRRYYSLIDKVYQMNNLHEAWLSVKKNQGSGGVDGVSIEMYEKNLHINLRELQRLLQQGRYVPNPVRRRYIEKENGKLRPLGIPTVRDRICQQAVRQIIEPIFEEDFYYYSFGFRAGYSAHQAIRAIRRAKRNGYEHVVDLDIVSFFDEIPHEGLMEKVRGRITDGKVLTLIRGWLTAGIMEDDQFHETEIGSPQGGVISPLLANIYLNTFDWEMKEQGFAVVRYADDAVILCKSKEQAKEAYLTAKKILEEDLGLRMHPEKTKVVDFEEGFRFLGFDYRKEYVTLPDAKVKKYKDKIRNATRRQQGNNLNEMLKTLNEIIRGFGNYFGIGNVKKKFQRLDEWTRMRVRAFMRQKKSTVSNRLIPNKVLESAGMVFLTSLLTTRS, from the coding sequence ATGAAACCGAAAAGACGTTACTACTCCTTAATCGATAAGGTATACCAAATGAACAATCTGCACGAAGCGTGGCTATCGGTGAAGAAGAATCAAGGAAGCGGCGGTGTGGACGGCGTAAGCATTGAAATGTACGAAAAGAATCTGCACATAAACCTAAGGGAACTCCAGAGGTTATTGCAGCAGGGTCGTTACGTACCCAATCCGGTGCGCAGACGTTATATCGAGAAGGAAAATGGGAAATTAAGACCGCTAGGCATTCCCACGGTCAGGGATCGAATCTGTCAGCAAGCCGTCCGTCAAATCATTGAGCCTATCTTCGAAGAGGATTTTTACTATTATAGCTTTGGTTTTCGGGCAGGATACTCGGCGCATCAAGCCATACGGGCCATTCGGAGAGCCAAACGAAACGGATATGAACATGTGGTAGACCTGGATATTGTATCTTTCTTCGATGAAATTCCACACGAAGGACTCATGGAGAAGGTGCGAGGGAGAATCACCGACGGAAAAGTGCTGACGCTCATCCGCGGATGGCTAACGGCGGGAATCATGGAAGATGATCAGTTCCATGAAACAGAAATCGGGTCTCCTCAGGGCGGAGTGATCTCGCCGCTCTTGGCGAACATCTATCTGAATACGTTTGACTGGGAAATGAAGGAGCAGGGATTCGCTGTAGTCAGGTACGCGGACGATGCCGTGATCCTATGCAAGAGCAAGGAACAGGCAAAAGAAGCGTACTTGACAGCAAAGAAGATCCTGGAAGAGGACCTAGGGCTGCGGATGCATCCGGAGAAAACAAAAGTAGTAGATTTCGAAGAAGGATTTCGTTTTCTGGGATTCGACTATCGGAAAGAGTATGTGACCTTGCCGGACGCGAAAGTGAAGAAATATAAGGATAAAATCCGAAACGCAACGCGTAGGCAGCAAGGGAACAATCTGAACGAAATGCTCAAGACACTAAACGAAATCATCCGAGGATTTGGAAATTATTTTGGTATAGGGAATGTGAAGAAAAAGTTTCAACGTCTGGATGAATGGACGCGAATGAGGGTGCGAGCCTTTATGCGCCAAAAGAAATCTACGGTGTCAAACCGGCTGATTCCAAACAAGGTACTGGAATCAGCGGGAATGGTATTTCTAACAAGCTTACTCACCACACGTTCCTAA
- a CDS encoding CD3324 family protein: protein MKSVNASGLLPEHLLKEVQQYIQGEALYIPTRPSDRRKWGESSGARGFYLLRNGEIRKSFREGLSVDHLSEQYGLSADSIRKIVYSKNPQS, encoded by the coding sequence ATGAAAAGTGTAAACGCATCCGGGCTGTTGCCCGAACATCTGCTTAAGGAAGTTCAGCAATATATTCAAGGGGAAGCTTTATATATCCCCACCCGTCCGAGTGACCGGAGAAAATGGGGCGAAAGCTCCGGGGCAAGAGGGTTCTATCTGCTCCGGAACGGGGAGATCCGGAAGTCCTTCCGCGAAGGCTTGTCGGTCGACCATTTGTCAGAGCAATATGGCTTGTCTGCAGACAGCATCCGCAAAATTGTATATTCCAAGAACCCGCAGAGCTGA
- a CDS encoding M3 family oligoendopeptidase, producing MKFTEYRYERPDAEQFKTDFRSLLKGLETGSLEEQKAAIAAMNELRSKFDTMQTLVSVRHSINTENAFYKAEQDYMDETGPVIQEYITDYYKALVNSPFRAEFEQEWGTQLMQLAEISLRTFSPEIISDLQLENKLISEYSQLIASAKIMFDGEERTLAQLIPYDTSTDREIRKGAFDARFGFMAEQEPELDRIYDELVKVRTAIAVKLGYKSFVELGYDRMGRTDYNAEMVANFRKQVLEHIVPVATKLKQRQNGRLGLGELKFFDEGINFNSGNAAPKGDPDWIVANGAKMYKEMSPETDEFFTFMQDNGLMDLVSKKGKEFGGYCTFFSDYQAPFIFSNFNGTSGDIDVLTHEVGHAFQAYSSRNLAVPEYTFPTSEAAEIHSMSMEFFAWPWMDLFFKEDTDKYRFNHLGDSLLFIPYGVSVDEFQHFVYAHPEATPLERKQAWREIEQKYLPHRDYDGNVYLEQGGFWQKQAHIYKYPFYYIDYTLAQLCAFQFWKRSNEDFKSAWSDYLQLCQAGGSQSFTKLVGLAGLISPFEDGCISSVIGEIDSWLNGIDDKAL from the coding sequence ATGAAATTCACTGAATACCGTTATGAACGTCCGGATGCGGAGCAATTCAAAACTGACTTCAGGAGTTTGCTGAAGGGCCTGGAGACAGGCAGTCTGGAGGAGCAAAAAGCTGCAATCGCTGCTATGAACGAGCTGCGCAGCAAATTCGACACAATGCAGACACTGGTCAGCGTACGCCACTCCATTAATACTGAAAATGCTTTTTACAAGGCGGAGCAGGACTACATGGATGAGACCGGTCCGGTTATCCAGGAGTACATAACTGACTATTACAAAGCGCTTGTCAATTCCCCGTTCAGAGCTGAATTTGAGCAGGAATGGGGTACACAGCTGATGCAGCTGGCTGAAATTTCACTGCGTACCTTCAGTCCGGAAATCATCAGTGACCTGCAGCTTGAGAATAAGCTGATCTCTGAATACTCCCAGCTGATCGCTTCGGCCAAAATTATGTTCGACGGTGAAGAGCGTACGCTCGCCCAGCTGATTCCTTATGATACCTCAACAGACCGCGAGATACGTAAGGGCGCATTCGACGCCCGGTTCGGTTTCATGGCAGAGCAAGAACCTGAGCTTGACCGCATTTATGACGAGCTCGTTAAAGTGCGGACTGCAATTGCAGTCAAGCTTGGATATAAGAGCTTCGTGGAACTCGGATACGACCGGATGGGCCGTACTGATTACAATGCCGAAATGGTAGCCAATTTCCGTAAGCAGGTGCTGGAGCACATCGTGCCGGTTGCCACTAAGCTGAAACAGCGGCAGAACGGGCGCCTGGGACTCGGGGAATTGAAATTCTTCGATGAAGGCATTAATTTCAACTCCGGCAATGCGGCTCCCAAAGGTGATCCTGACTGGATTGTAGCTAACGGAGCCAAGATGTATAAGGAAATGTCGCCGGAAACAGATGAATTCTTCACGTTCATGCAGGACAACGGGCTGATGGATCTGGTTAGCAAAAAAGGCAAGGAGTTCGGCGGTTACTGCACCTTCTTCAGCGATTATCAGGCGCCGTTCATTTTCTCCAACTTTAACGGCACTTCAGGCGATATTGATGTGCTGACCCACGAGGTCGGCCATGCCTTCCAGGCGTACTCCAGCCGTAATCTGGCTGTGCCGGAATATACTTTCCCGACTTCTGAAGCTGCTGAAATCCACTCTATGAGCATGGAGTTCTTCGCCTGGCCGTGGATGGACCTGTTCTTCAAGGAGGATACCGACAAATACCGGTTCAATCATCTGGGAGACAGCCTGCTGTTCATTCCATATGGTGTCTCCGTGGATGAATTCCAGCATTTCGTCTATGCACATCCGGAAGCGACTCCGCTTGAACGCAAGCAGGCTTGGCGGGAAATCGAGCAGAAGTATTTGCCGCACCGCGATTATGACGGCAACGTATATCTGGAGCAGGGCGGCTTCTGGCAGAAGCAGGCTCATATCTACAAGTATCCGTTCTACTATATTGACTACACGCTGGCCCAGCTGTGCGCTTTCCAGTTCTGGAAACGCTCGAATGAGGATTTTAAATCCGCGTGGTCCGATTATCTGCAGCTCTGCCAGGCAGGCGGCAGCCAGTCCTTCACGAAGCTGGTCGGGCTTGCCGGACTCATCTCACCGTTTGAGGACGGCTGCATCAGCTCCGTCATCGGAGAGATTGACAGCTGGCTGAACGGTATCGACGACAAAGCGCTGTAA